The Klebsiella sp. RHBSTW-00484 genome includes a window with the following:
- a CDS encoding SmdB family multidrug efflux ABC transporter permease/ATP-binding protein, giving the protein MRSFTQLWPTLKRLLAYGSPWRKQLMIAVAIMWVAAVAEVSGPLLISYFIDNMVAKNSLPLKLVSGLAVAYLGLQLLAAGLHYCQSLLFNRAAVGVVQQLRSDVMDAALRQPLSEFDTQPVGQLISRVTNDTEVIRDLYVTVVATVLRSAALIGAMLVAMFSLDWRMALVAIAIFPAVLIVMMIYQRYSTPIVRRVRAWLADINDGFNEVINGMGVIQQFRQQARFGERMREASYAHYLARMQTLRLDGFLLRPLLSLFSSLILCGLLMLFGFSSTGTIEVGVLYAFISYLGRLNEPLIELTTQQSMLQQAVVAGERVFELMDRPRQAWGEDSEPLRSGAVSIDNVSFAYRDDSLVLQDINLDIPSRSFVALVGHTGSGKSTLASLMMGYYPLTKGEIRIDGRPLSSLSHSALRQGIAMVQQDPVVLADTFYANVTLGRDISEEQVWEALEAVQLAELAREMEDGIYTQLGEQGNNLSVGQKQLLALARVLVDTPQVLILDEATANIDSGTEQAIQQALARVREHTTLVVIAHRLSTIVEANTILVLHRGQAVERGNHQQLLAAKGRYWQMYQLQLAGEELAASAQEESLIA; this is encoded by the coding sequence GTGCGTAGTTTCACTCAACTCTGGCCGACGTTAAAACGCCTGCTGGCCTACGGTTCCCCGTGGCGTAAACAGCTGATGATTGCCGTTGCCATTATGTGGGTGGCGGCGGTGGCGGAGGTCAGTGGTCCGCTGCTGATTAGCTATTTCATCGACAACATGGTGGCGAAAAATTCGCTGCCGCTGAAGCTGGTTAGCGGTCTTGCGGTGGCCTATCTTGGCTTGCAACTTCTGGCTGCTGGCCTGCATTACTGCCAGTCGCTGCTGTTTAACCGCGCGGCGGTTGGCGTGGTGCAGCAACTGCGTAGTGACGTGATGGATGCCGCCCTGCGCCAGCCGCTCAGCGAGTTTGATACTCAACCGGTGGGGCAGCTTATTTCGCGAGTCACCAACGATACCGAGGTGATCCGCGATCTGTACGTGACCGTAGTGGCAACGGTGTTGCGCAGCGCCGCGCTGATTGGCGCGATGCTGGTGGCGATGTTCAGCCTTGACTGGCGGATGGCGCTGGTGGCGATCGCTATCTTCCCGGCGGTGTTGATCGTGATGATGATTTATCAGCGTTACAGCACGCCAATCGTCAGACGGGTTCGCGCCTGGCTGGCGGATATCAACGATGGTTTCAACGAAGTGATTAACGGTATGGGCGTCATTCAGCAGTTCCGCCAGCAGGCGCGGTTCGGCGAACGGATGCGCGAGGCCAGCTATGCGCACTACCTGGCGCGGATGCAAACTTTGCGCCTTGACGGTTTCCTGTTACGCCCGCTGCTGAGCCTGTTCTCTTCACTGATCCTCTGCGGCCTGCTGATGCTGTTTGGCTTCAGCAGCACAGGGACCATCGAAGTGGGGGTCCTCTACGCCTTTATTAGCTACCTTGGCCGTTTGAACGAACCGCTGATCGAACTGACAACTCAACAGTCGATGCTACAGCAGGCAGTTGTGGCGGGGGAGCGAGTTTTCGAACTGATGGACAGGCCGCGTCAGGCGTGGGGAGAGGATAGCGAACCACTGCGTAGCGGGGCAGTCAGTATCGATAATGTCTCTTTTGCCTACCGCGATGACAGTCTGGTATTGCAGGATATCAATCTTGATATCCCGTCCCGCAGCTTCGTGGCGCTGGTCGGTCATACTGGTAGCGGCAAAAGCACTCTTGCTAGCTTGATGATGGGCTACTACCCGTTGACCAAAGGTGAAATTCGTATCGATGGCCGTCCGCTCTCTTCATTAAGCCACAGCGCGCTGCGTCAGGGGATTGCAATGGTGCAGCAGGACCCTGTGGTGCTGGCCGATACCTTCTATGCCAACGTTACCCTCGGTCGTGACATCAGCGAAGAGCAGGTTTGGGAGGCGCTGGAAGCGGTGCAGTTGGCAGAGCTGGCCCGCGAAATGGAAGACGGGATTTATACGCAACTGGGCGAGCAGGGGAACAATCTCTCCGTTGGTCAGAAGCAACTGCTGGCGCTGGCACGGGTGCTGGTTGATACCCCGCAGGTGCTGATCCTTGATGAAGCAACGGCCAATATCGACTCAGGTACTGAGCAGGCGATCCAGCAGGCCCTGGCGCGGGTTCGCGAGCACACTACGCTTGTCGTTATCGCCCACCGTTTATCGACCATCGTTGAGGCCAATACTATCCTGGTGCTGCATCGCGGCCAGGCCGTAGAGCGCGGGAATCATCAACAGCTGCTGGCGGCAAAAGGTCGTTACTGGCAGATGTACCAGCTGCAGCTGGCTGGCGAAGAGCTGGCGGCCAGCGCGCAGGAAGAGTCGCTTATTGCCTGA
- a CDS encoding SmdA family multidrug ABC transporter permease/ATP-binding protein, which translates to MRLFAQLSWYFRREWRRYLGAIALLIIIAILQLVPPKVVGIVVDGVTKQHYTAEKVWMWIGLLVVIAVMVYLLRYVWRVLLFGASYQLAVELREDFYRQLSRQHPAFYLRHRTGDLIARATNDVDRVVFAAGEGVLTLVDSMVMGCAVLIVMSTQISWQLTLLALLPMPIMALAIKRNGDALHERFRVAQAAFSSLNDRTQESLTSIRMIKAFGLEDRQSAQFAADAADTGAKNMRVARIDARFDPTIYIAIGTANLLAIGGGSWMVLQGSMTLGQLTSFIMYLGLMIWPMLALAWMFNIVERGSAAYSRIRTMLEEAPVVKDGSEPAPEGRGTLNVAVREFIYPQAHKSSLEKVNFTLQPGQMLGICGPTGAGKSTILALIQRHFDVTDGDIRFHDVPLTRLQLDSWRARLAVVNQTPFLFSDTVASNIALGRPDATQEQIEHVARLASVHEDILRLPQGYNTEVGERGVMLSGGQKQRISIARALLLEAEILILDDALSAVDGRTEHQILHNLRQWGEGRTVIISAHRLSALTEASEILVMQHGHVAQRGRHEALAAQPGWYRDMYRYQQLEAALDDVVQDHEEVTGA; encoded by the coding sequence TTGCGATTATTTGCTCAACTTAGCTGGTATTTCCGCCGGGAGTGGCGTCGTTACCTCGGCGCTATTGCTCTGCTGATCATCATAGCCATCCTGCAACTGGTGCCGCCGAAAGTGGTCGGCATCGTGGTGGATGGCGTCACGAAACAACATTACACCGCGGAAAAGGTGTGGATGTGGATCGGCCTGCTGGTGGTCATTGCGGTGATGGTTTACCTGCTGCGCTACGTCTGGCGCGTGCTGCTGTTCGGTGCTTCCTATCAGCTGGCTGTCGAGCTGCGTGAAGATTTCTATCGTCAGCTCAGCCGCCAGCATCCGGCTTTTTACCTGCGTCATCGCACCGGGGACCTGATTGCCCGGGCGACTAACGACGTTGACCGGGTAGTTTTCGCCGCCGGCGAAGGGGTGCTGACGTTAGTTGACTCCATGGTGATGGGCTGCGCGGTGCTGATTGTGATGTCCACGCAAATCAGCTGGCAGTTAACTCTGCTGGCGCTGCTGCCGATGCCGATTATGGCTCTGGCAATTAAGCGTAACGGTGATGCGCTACATGAGCGCTTTCGCGTAGCGCAGGCGGCATTCTCCAGCCTGAACGACCGTACTCAGGAGAGCCTCACCAGCATCCGTATGATCAAAGCCTTTGGCCTTGAAGATCGGCAATCGGCGCAGTTCGCCGCCGATGCTGCGGATACCGGGGCGAAAAATATGCGCGTGGCGCGCATTGATGCCCGCTTTGACCCGACGATCTATATTGCGATTGGCACCGCCAACCTGCTGGCGATCGGTGGCGGTAGCTGGATGGTGCTGCAAGGCAGCATGACCCTGGGTCAGCTTACCAGCTTTATTATGTACCTTGGCCTGATGATTTGGCCGATGCTGGCGCTGGCGTGGATGTTTAACATCGTTGAGCGCGGGAGTGCGGCCTATTCGCGCATTCGCACCATGCTGGAAGAGGCCCCGGTAGTTAAAGACGGAAGCGAACCTGCACCTGAAGGCCGCGGTACGCTCAACGTTGCCGTTCGCGAATTTATCTATCCGCAGGCGCATAAATCCTCACTGGAAAAGGTCAACTTTACGCTACAGCCTGGTCAAATGCTGGGGATATGTGGGCCGACGGGTGCCGGTAAAAGTACCATTCTGGCGTTGATTCAGCGCCATTTTGATGTCACCGATGGTGATATCCGCTTCCATGACGTTCCTCTGACCCGACTCCAGTTGGATAGCTGGCGCGCCCGGCTGGCGGTGGTGAATCAGACGCCGTTTTTATTTTCCGATACCGTTGCCAGCAATATTGCGCTGGGTAGACCGGACGCTACGCAGGAACAAATTGAACACGTTGCGCGGCTTGCCAGCGTTCATGAAGATATTTTGCGCCTGCCGCAGGGATATAACACCGAAGTTGGTGAGCGCGGCGTGATGCTTTCTGGTGGGCAGAAGCAGCGCATTTCCATAGCCCGCGCGCTGCTGCTGGAAGCCGAGATCCTGATTCTTGATGATGCGCTGTCGGCAGTGGATGGCCGTACGGAGCATCAAATTTTGCATAACCTGCGACAGTGGGGTGAGGGGAGAACGGTGATCATCAGCGCCCATCGCTTATCGGCGTTGACTGAGGCCAGCGAGATTCTGGTGATGCAGCATGGGCACGTGGCCCAGCGTGGTCGCCACGAAGCCCTTGCCGCACAGCCTGGCTGGTATCGCGATATGTACCGCTACCAGCAGCTCGAAGCGGCGCTGGATGATGTTGTGCAGGATCACGAGGAGGTCACAGGTGCGTAG
- a CDS encoding Lrp/AsnC family transcriptional regulator, whose product MLDKIDRKLLSLLQTDCTLSLQALADAVNLTTTPCWKRLKRLEDEGILRGRVALLDAEKVGLGLTAFVLIKTQHHSSDWYCRFVSEVTQMAEVLGFWRMAGEYDYLLRVQVADMKNYDNFYKRLVNSVPGLSDVTSSFAMEQIKYTTALPID is encoded by the coding sequence ATGTTAGATAAAATTGACCGCAAGCTGCTTTCTCTACTACAAACCGACTGTACCCTCTCTTTGCAGGCGTTGGCTGATGCCGTTAATCTGACAACCACGCCCTGCTGGAAACGCCTGAAACGTCTGGAAGACGAAGGAATTCTGCGCGGGCGAGTCGCTTTGCTGGATGCTGAAAAGGTCGGATTAGGGCTGACGGCGTTTGTGCTGATTAAGACTCAGCACCACAGTAGCGACTGGTACTGCCGTTTTGTCAGCGAGGTCACGCAAATGGCGGAGGTCCTCGGCTTCTGGCGTATGGCGGGGGAATATGACTACCTGCTGCGGGTTCAGGTCGCTGACATGAAAAACTATGACAATTTTTATAAACGTCTGGTTAACAGCGTGCCGGGCCTGTCGGATGTCACTTCGAGTTTCGCCATGGAACAGATAAAATACACCACAGCCTTGCCTATTGATTAA
- a CDS encoding PLP-dependent cysteine synthase family protein has product MNSAWIKHAISEINADYQRSADTHLIRLALPGFTGIQIYLKDESTHPTGSLKHRLARSLFLYGLCNGWIKEGTTIIESSSGSTAVSEAYFARLLGLPFIAVMPSCTAKRKIEQIEFYGGRCHFVDSACEIYAASETLARELNGHYMDQFTFAERATDWRGNNNIADSIFRQMTHEPHPQPSYIVMSAGTGGTSATIGRYIRSQGYDTRLMVVDPQNSVFMDYWQSRDASLRSPVGSKIEGIGRPRVEPSFIPDVVDEMLRVPDAASVATALWLETLLGRKVGASTGTNMWGVLQLAVRMREEGRTGSIVTLLCDSGERYLESYYNPQWVAANIGDIAPWQAKIAEMLHVK; this is encoded by the coding sequence ATGAACAGCGCCTGGATAAAACACGCGATTAGTGAAATTAATGCCGATTATCAGCGTTCCGCCGACACGCACCTTATTCGTCTGGCGCTGCCGGGATTCACCGGGATTCAAATCTACCTTAAAGATGAGAGTACTCATCCAACCGGTAGCCTGAAGCATCGTCTGGCGCGTTCGCTGTTTCTCTATGGGTTGTGCAACGGCTGGATTAAAGAAGGGACGACGATTATTGAGTCCTCTTCGGGTTCGACTGCCGTCTCGGAAGCTTACTTCGCTCGACTGCTGGGTCTGCCGTTTATTGCCGTTATGCCCTCATGCACCGCAAAGCGCAAAATTGAGCAAATTGAGTTCTACGGCGGCCGCTGCCATTTTGTCGATAGCGCCTGCGAAATCTATGCCGCGTCCGAAACGCTGGCTCGCGAGCTGAACGGTCATTATATGGATCAGTTTACCTTTGCCGAGCGCGCCACCGACTGGCGGGGCAACAATAATATCGCCGACAGCATCTTCCGCCAGATGACCCATGAACCGCACCCGCAGCCATCATATATCGTGATGAGCGCGGGCACCGGCGGTACCTCAGCCACCATTGGCCGCTATATTCGCAGCCAGGGTTACGATACCAGGCTGATGGTGGTTGACCCGCAAAACTCCGTATTCATGGATTACTGGCAAAGCCGCGATGCCAGCCTGCGCAGCCCGGTCGGTAGCAAAATTGAAGGTATTGGTCGCCCGCGCGTCGAACCTTCATTTATTCCCGATGTGGTCGACGAGATGCTGCGCGTGCCGGATGCCGCCAGCGTCGCCACCGCACTGTGGCTGGAAACGCTGCTCGGGCGTAAGGTTGGAGCGTCAACCGGCACCAATATGTGGGGCGTACTGCAACTGGCCGTACGTATGCGCGAAGAAGGCCGCACTGGCTCCATCGTCACGTTACTGTGCGACAGCGGCGAACGCTACCTGGAAAGCTATTACAACCCGCAGTGGGTAGCAGCCAATATCGGCGATATCGCCCCATGGCAGGCAAAAATCGCCGAGATGCTCCACGTAAAATAA
- the cof gene encoding HMP-PP phosphatase, translating to MARLAAFDMDGTLLMPDHRLGERTLSTLKRLRDRDITLTFATGRHALEMRHVIGEFSLDAFLITGNGTRIHSLEGEELHRRDLAPEVAEEVLHSAWETTASMHIFNDNGWFTGREIPEMLKAHVYSGFHYQLRDPKRMPAHQVTKICFCGDHDDLRRLRIQLNEALGASAHLCFSAMDCLEVLPTGCNKGSALAVLSQHLGLTLQDCMAFGDAMNDREMLGSVGRGVIMGNAMAQLKAQLPHLPIIGDCRHQAVSHFLTHWLDNPDLPYSPE from the coding sequence ATGGCAAGACTGGCTGCATTTGATATGGACGGTACGTTACTGATGCCGGACCATCGTCTGGGGGAAAGAACGCTTTCGACGCTCAAACGCCTGCGCGATCGTGATATCACCCTGACGTTTGCTACCGGTCGCCATGCGCTGGAAATGCGCCATGTTATTGGTGAGTTCTCGCTTGATGCGTTTCTGATTACTGGCAACGGAACGCGCATTCACTCTCTGGAGGGGGAAGAGCTGCATCGTCGCGATCTCGCCCCGGAAGTGGCGGAAGAGGTATTGCATAGTGCCTGGGAAACGACGGCCAGCATGCATATCTTTAATGACAATGGCTGGTTTACCGGGCGCGAAATCCCAGAAATGCTGAAGGCGCATGTCTATAGCGGCTTCCATTATCAGCTTCGCGATCCGAAACGCATGCCAGCGCATCAGGTAACCAAGATCTGCTTCTGTGGCGATCATGACGATCTGCGTCGGTTGCGGATCCAACTGAACGAAGCGCTGGGGGCTAGCGCGCATTTGTGCTTTTCGGCAATGGATTGCCTGGAAGTGCTGCCGACGGGATGCAACAAAGGTTCTGCGCTGGCGGTGCTGAGCCAGCATCTCGGCCTGACGTTGCAGGACTGCATGGCGTTTGGTGACGCTATGAACGACCGGGAAATGCTTGGCAGCGTCGGGCGCGGCGTGATTATGGGCAATGCCATGGCGCAACTCAAAGCACAGTTACCTCATCTACCGATTATTGGCGACTGCCGCCATCAGGCGGTCTCCCATTTTTTGACGCATTGGCTGGATAATCCTGATCTTCCTTATTCCCCCGAATAG
- a CDS encoding SgrR family transcriptional regulator, with protein MRLLNRLNQYQRLWQPSQGEPQQVTVGELAGRCFCSERHIRTLLRQAQEAGWLSWQASSGRGKRGQLQFYKAPETLRNEMMEQALNKGQQQNALELAQLAPVELKALLYPFLGGQWQNNTPTLRIPYYRPLEPLRPGFLPGRAEQHLAGQIFSGLTRFDALSTGPMGDLAHHWEVSSDGLRWNFYIRSTLFWHNGDPVETSQLRQQLLMLLELPALRTLFASISEISVTHAQCLTITLHRADFWLPFRLASYCSVLAHPDNPTIGSGPFRLKLFSPELIRLENHPRYHLSHPLIQAVEFWITPQLFERDLGTSCRHPVQITIGDPDELANLRQVSNSISLGFCYLTLRQSHRLSKAQAQRLVSLIHHSTLLETLPLDEDLIAPSNEVLPGWSIPQGPENLDISLPEKLTLLYHLPVELHAMAEQLRQRLATLGCELTIIFHDAKNWDGCQQLAKADLMMGDRLIGEAPEYTLEQWLRCDALWPNLLTGAQYAHLQATLDAVQALPDERSRNEALRNVFNNLMDDATMTPLFNYNYRISAPPGVNGLRLNARGWFDFASAWLPASTP; from the coding sequence ATGAGGCTATTAAACCGTCTAAATCAGTACCAGCGCCTCTGGCAACCCTCTCAGGGCGAGCCACAGCAGGTCACCGTTGGCGAACTGGCGGGACGCTGTTTTTGTAGCGAGCGCCATATTCGTACGCTGCTACGCCAGGCACAGGAGGCAGGATGGTTAAGCTGGCAAGCCAGCTCTGGTCGCGGAAAACGCGGGCAACTTCAGTTTTATAAAGCGCCGGAGACGCTACGCAATGAGATGATGGAGCAGGCGTTAAATAAAGGGCAGCAGCAGAATGCCCTTGAGCTGGCCCAGCTTGCACCGGTGGAACTCAAAGCGCTGCTCTATCCTTTTCTTGGGGGGCAATGGCAAAACAATACGCCCACGCTACGTATTCCTTACTATCGCCCGCTGGAACCTCTGCGCCCTGGTTTTCTACCCGGACGGGCTGAACAACATCTGGCAGGGCAGATTTTTTCTGGCCTGACCCGATTTGATGCACTAAGTACCGGTCCAATGGGAGATTTAGCGCACCATTGGGAAGTCTCGTCTGATGGCCTACGCTGGAATTTTTATATCCGTTCCACGCTATTCTGGCATAACGGCGATCCTGTTGAGACATCACAACTACGCCAGCAGCTACTCATGCTACTGGAACTCCCCGCGCTGCGAACGCTATTCGCCAGCATCAGCGAGATTAGCGTCACTCATGCCCAATGTCTGACAATCACCCTGCATCGGGCGGATTTTTGGCTACCGTTTCGCCTGGCGAGCTACTGCAGCGTGTTGGCGCATCCGGACAATCCGACCATTGGTAGCGGGCCCTTCCGCCTGAAGCTATTTAGCCCGGAGCTTATACGACTAGAAAATCATCCGCGTTATCACCTTAGCCATCCTTTGATTCAGGCCGTTGAGTTCTGGATCACTCCGCAGTTATTTGAGCGGGATCTGGGCACCAGCTGCCGTCATCCGGTGCAGATAACGATTGGCGACCCCGATGAGTTGGCCAATTTACGGCAGGTCAGCAATAGTATTAGCCTTGGTTTTTGCTATCTGACTCTGCGCCAGAGTCACCGCTTAAGCAAAGCGCAAGCTCAGCGGCTGGTGTCGTTAATTCATCATTCAACGCTACTGGAAACCCTCCCCCTGGACGAAGATCTGATCGCTCCCAGCAATGAGGTGCTGCCCGGCTGGTCTATTCCGCAAGGGCCGGAAAATCTTGATATATCGCTGCCAGAGAAACTCACCCTGCTCTATCACCTTCCCGTAGAACTTCATGCCATGGCAGAGCAGCTCAGGCAACGACTGGCGACATTAGGCTGCGAGTTAACAATTATTTTTCACGATGCTAAAAACTGGGATGGCTGCCAGCAGCTTGCGAAAGCGGACCTGATGATGGGCGATCGTCTGATAGGCGAAGCGCCTGAGTACACGCTGGAACAGTGGTTACGCTGCGACGCACTGTGGCCTAATTTGTTGACCGGGGCACAATATGCCCACTTACAGGCCACTCTCGATGCCGTGCAGGCGCTACCGGACGAACGCAGCCGCAACGAAGCGTTGCGCAATGTGTTTAACAACCTGATGGATGACGCCACCATGACGCCGCTATTTAATTATAATTATCGTATTAGCGCTCCGCCGGGCGTCAACGGCCTGCGTCTGAACGCTCGCGGCTGGTTTGATTTTGCCAGCGCCTGGCTCCCGGCATCAACGCCGTGA
- the queC gene encoding 7-cyano-7-deazaguanine synthase QueC, translated as MKRAVVVFSGGQDSTTCLVQALQQYDEVHCVTFDYGQRHRAEIDVARELAMKLGAVAHKVLDVTLLNELAISSLTRDSIPVPDYEPDANGIPNTFVPGRNILFLTLTAIYAYQVKAEAIITGVCETDFSGYPDCRDEFVKALHHAVSLGMAKEIRFETPLMWLNKAETWALADYWGQLDLVRQETLTCYNGIKGDGCGQCAACHLRANGLNQYQADKPGIMAVMKRKTGLK; from the coding sequence ATGAAACGCGCCGTAGTTGTCTTCAGTGGAGGACAGGATTCGACGACCTGCCTGGTGCAGGCTCTGCAACAGTATGATGAAGTGCATTGCGTCACGTTTGATTATGGCCAACGCCATCGCGCCGAGATTGATGTCGCTCGTGAACTGGCGATGAAACTGGGGGCGGTCGCTCATAAAGTGCTTGATGTCACCCTGCTTAACGAACTGGCGATCAGTAGTTTAACTCGCGATAGCATCCCGGTGCCGGATTATGAACCGGATGCCAACGGTATTCCCAATACCTTCGTGCCCGGACGCAACATTCTGTTTTTAACTCTGACGGCGATTTACGCATATCAGGTTAAGGCGGAAGCGATTATTACCGGCGTTTGCGAGACCGATTTTTCGGGCTACCCGGACTGCCGCGATGAGTTTGTAAAAGCGCTGCACCACGCGGTTAGCCTGGGAATGGCAAAGGAGATCCGCTTTGAGACGCCGCTGATGTGGCTGAATAAAGCCGAGACCTGGGCCCTGGCCGATTATTGGGGTCAGTTAGATCTGGTGCGCCAGGAAACCCTGACCTGCTATAACGGCATTAAAGGCGATGGCTGCGGACAATGCGCCGCCTGCCATCTTCGCGCTAACGGGCTGAATCAATATCAGGCTGATAAGCCGGGTATTATGGCGGTGATGAAGCGCAAAACCGGGCTGAAGTAA
- a CDS encoding integrase core domain-containing protein, whose amino-acid sequence MPWTETRPMQRLDFIRACHAGTGSFSALCRLFGISRKTGYKWLERFDPSDLSSLSDRSRAPHSHSRTVPDDIVGHLTALRQKHPDWGPKKLRMWLLNHHVDFTVPAASTIGDILKREGLVPDKKRKRRTPGNRQPLTLITENNQVWSADFKGKFRLLSREYCHPFTLTDNHSRYLLSCRGTFRESESFVRECLTDAFLEYGLPEVLRTDNGQPFAGTGIAGLSRLAVWLIKLGIRPERIRKGHPEENGRHERMHRSLKSAVKYGNTFMTMAEQQRWFSDYREEFNHERPHEALAGATPGTVWQPSGRQWDGSVPEYVYPAGGTVYRVKSRGTLYMGKKGAVFLSEALTDEYIMLKEQDDGLEAIIFNGITLAYYDQKNQSVLRID is encoded by the coding sequence ATGCCCTGGACTGAGACCCGACCTATGCAACGTCTTGATTTTATCCGTGCCTGCCATGCAGGTACGGGCTCCTTCTCTGCTCTTTGCCGTCTTTTCGGCATCAGCCGAAAAACTGGCTATAAATGGCTTGAACGTTTTGACCCTTCTGACCTCTCATCTCTCTCTGACCGCTCACGCGCTCCCCACTCCCACTCCCGGACTGTTCCTGATGATATCGTCGGGCATCTGACTGCCCTGCGTCAAAAACACCCTGACTGGGGGCCTAAAAAACTGCGGATGTGGTTGCTCAATCACCATGTCGATTTTACCGTACCTGCTGCCAGCACTATCGGCGATATCCTCAAGCGTGAAGGCCTGGTCCCGGATAAAAAGAGAAAACGCAGAACACCGGGTAATCGCCAGCCCCTGACCCTCATCACTGAGAACAATCAGGTCTGGAGCGCTGATTTTAAAGGCAAGTTCAGGTTGCTGAGCAGAGAGTACTGCCATCCCTTCACTCTGACCGACAATCACAGCCGATATCTGCTGAGCTGCCGTGGAACATTCCGGGAGAGTGAATCCTTTGTCAGAGAGTGCCTGACTGATGCGTTCCTGGAATATGGCCTGCCGGAAGTCCTCAGAACTGATAACGGTCAACCCTTTGCGGGAACAGGTATAGCCGGATTAAGCCGTCTTGCCGTCTGGCTAATCAAGCTGGGCATCAGACCGGAACGTATCAGAAAGGGTCATCCGGAAGAAAATGGCCGCCATGAGCGAATGCATCGCTCCCTGAAAAGTGCGGTGAAATATGGCAACACCTTCATGACGATGGCAGAACAACAGCGGTGGTTCAGTGACTACCGGGAAGAGTTTAACCACGAGAGGCCGCATGAAGCCCTGGCAGGCGCAACGCCCGGAACGGTGTGGCAACCGTCGGGCCGACAATGGGATGGCAGTGTTCCGGAATATGTGTATCCGGCAGGAGGCACGGTCTACAGGGTGAAATCGAGGGGAACACTTTATATGGGTAAAAAGGGGGCGGTGTTCCTGAGTGAAGCGCTGACTGACGAGTACATTATGCTGAAAGAACAAGATGATGGCCTGGAAGCCATCATCTTTAATGGAATAACGCTTGCGTACTATGACCAAAAAAACCAGAGTGTGCTCCGGATAGACTAA
- a CDS encoding YbgC/FadM family acyl-CoA thioesterase yields MQTQIKVRGYHLDVYQHVNNARYLEFLEEARWDGLENSAAFHWMTAHNIAFVVVNININYRRPAVLGDVLTVTSKLEQLNGKSGTLSQVVTLNPNGEVVADALITFVCIDLKTQKALPLEGELREKLDQMNLR; encoded by the coding sequence ATGCAGACACAAATCAAAGTTCGTGGCTATCATCTGGATGTTTACCAGCATGTGAATAATGCACGCTATCTGGAGTTTCTCGAAGAGGCGCGCTGGGATGGGCTGGAAAATAGCGCTGCCTTTCACTGGATGACCGCGCACAACATCGCCTTCGTGGTGGTGAACATCAATATCAACTATCGCCGACCGGCGGTATTGGGTGATGTTCTTACTGTCACCAGCAAGCTGGAGCAGTTGAATGGGAAAAGCGGGACATTAAGCCAGGTCGTGACTCTGAACCCTAACGGAGAAGTGGTCGCTGACGCGCTCATCACCTTTGTTTGCATTGATTTAAAAACGCAGAAAGCGCTGCCGCTTGAAGGTGAACTGCGTGAAAAGCTCGATCAAATGAATTTACGCTAA
- a CDS encoding helix-hairpin-helix domain-containing protein has protein sequence MKRGMRTLIAAAVLVCAAGSQVVLAAPSSGKASVTTSKESVQTPQVKAPDAINAADSEGTRVSINNASAEELAQALNGVGIKKAQAIVSYREEYGPFKTVDDLKLVPGMGNSLVERNLSHLKL, from the coding sequence ATGAAACGAGGAATGAGAACGCTTATTGCCGCCGCCGTACTGGTTTGCGCGGCGGGGAGTCAGGTGGTTTTAGCCGCGCCTTCGAGTGGTAAAGCGTCGGTGACGACGAGTAAGGAGAGTGTGCAAACGCCGCAGGTGAAAGCCCCTGATGCGATAAACGCGGCTGACAGTGAAGGGACCAGGGTGAGTATTAACAACGCCAGCGCGGAAGAACTGGCTCAGGCATTGAATGGTGTTGGCATCAAGAAAGCGCAGGCCATCGTAAGCTATCGCGAGGAATACGGGCCGTTTAAAACCGTTGACGATCTTAAACTGGTTCCGGGGATGGGCAACTCGCTGGTGGAGAGAAATCTGTCTCATCTGAAGCTATAA